In Oncorhynchus mykiss isolate Arlee chromosome 1, USDA_OmykA_1.1, whole genome shotgun sequence, the following proteins share a genomic window:
- the cotl1 gene encoding coactosin-like protein: MATRIDKEACREAYNLVRDDNTEINWAAFKYEGHMIVPAGQGTDYEEFKSQCTDDVRLFGFVRITTGDAMSKRAKFTLITWIGENVSGLQRAKISTDKTLVKDIVQNFAKEFMISDPRELEEDYIRTELKKAGGANYDAQGE, encoded by the exons ATGGCAACACGAATCGATAAAGAGGCTTGCAGGGAAGCTTATAACCTCGTCAGAGACGATAACACAGAGATAAACTG GGCCGCGTTTAAATATGAGGGTCATATGATTGTGCCGGCGGGCCAGGGGACTGATTATGAAGAATTCAAGAGTCAGTGCACAG atgatgtgCGTCTCTTTGGCTTTGTGCGGATCACGACGGGTGACGCCATGAGCAAGCGTGCCAAGTTCACCCTCATCACCTGGATAGGGGAAAACGTGAGCGGCCTGCAGCGTGCCAAGATCAGCACTGACAAGACATTGGTGAAAGACATTGTCCAG AACTTTGCCAAGGAGTTCATGATCAGTGATCCTCGTGAGCTGGAGGAGGACTACATTCGCACCGAGCTGAAGAAGGCGGGTGGGGCCAACTATGACGCccagggagagtag